A section of the Kluyveromyces lactis strain NRRL Y-1140 chromosome F complete sequence genome encodes:
- the URK1 gene encoding uridine kinase URK1 (similar to uniprot|P27515 Saccharomyces cerevisiae YNR012W URK1 converts ATP and uridine to ADP and UMP Uridine kinase) — translation MNSSGYIPPWTTPYVIGIGGSSGSGKTSVATKLVTRINTPWTVLISLDNFYKPLTVEERKQAFENNYDFDKPDSIDLDLAYQCILSLKEGKKVKIPTYSFTDHDRIPNKFLTIYGASVIVIEGIYALYDQRLLDLMDLKVYVDADLDICLARRLTRDIISRGRDLHGCIRQWEKFVKPNADRFVKPTMKAADAIIPSMSDNSIATEMLLNHIQSKLQLKSQQHLAELQKLESYAVSIDSLNIIHKLRQTNQVKALQTILLDKSVSRDDWVFYFDRLATILLSFALDDIPTKLKTTKVITPTGKQLDNPVFVDFDRVTAINIVRSGDCFMRSLRKTIPSVAVGKLLIQSDSRTGEPQLHSLFIPPMIENYNQVLLMDAQIISGAAIIMAIQVLTDHNVDLKKIKVVVYLATETGIRRIVNATNNQVEIYAGEIISDDKIRTNQCNWARKRFVASNYFGCK, via the coding sequence ATGAACTCTTCTGGCTATATACCACCTTGGACAACACCGTATGTTATTGGTATTGGAGGGAGTTCAGGTTCTGGAAAGACGAGTGTTGCTACCAAACTCGTGACAAGAATCAACACTCCATGGACAGTATTAATATCGTTGGACAATTTCTATAAACCGTTAACCGTCGAAGAACGAAAGCAGGCTTTCGAAAATAACTACGATTTCGATAAACCGGATTCAATAGATTTGGATCTAGCTTATCAATGTATCCtgtctttgaaagaaggtAAGAAGGTGAAAATCCCAACCTATTCGTTCACAGATCATGATAGAATTCCAAATAAGTTTTTAACCATCTATGGTGCGAGTgttattgttattgaaggaatttACGCATTATATGACCAAAGACTTCTTGATTTAATGGATTTGAAGGTTTACGTGGATGCAGATTTAGATATATGTTTAGCTAGAAGATTGACAAGGGATATCATCTCTCGTGGGAGAGACTTGCATGGTTGCATAAGACAATGGGAGAAGTTTGTTAAACCAAATGCGGATAGGTTCGTGAAACCAACCATGAAGGCAGCAGATGCAATCATCCCATCCATGTCAGATAACAGCATTGCGACTGAGATGTTACTTAATCACATTCAGTCTAAATTGCAGCTCAAATCGCAGCAGCATTTAGCAGAACTTCAAAAGCTCGAGTCATACGCTGTGTCGATTGATTCTTTAAATATAATTCATAAGTTGAGACAAACTAATCAGGTGAAGGCTCTACAGACTATATTGTTAGACAAAAGCGTTTCAAGAGATGACTGGGTATTCTATTTTGACAGGTTAGCAACAATACTTTTATCCTTTGCATTGGACGATATACCTacgaaattgaaaacgaCTAAAGTTATTACGCCGACAGGAAAACAGTTGGATAATCCAGTTTTTGTTGACTTTGACCGTGTCACAGCTATAAATATTGTTAGATCTGGCGACTGTTTCATGAGATCTCTAAGAAAGACAATTCCTAGCGTCGCAGTTGGTAAGCTACTTATTCAATCCGATTCCAGAACAGGGGAACCACAATTGCACAGTTTATTTATTCCACCAATGATCGAAAATTATAACCAAGTGCTACTGATGGATGCGCAGATAATTTCAGGTGCAGCGATAATCATGGCAATCCAAGTTCTTACTGACCACAATGTTGATCTCAAGAAGATTAAGGTTGTAGTTTATCTAGCGACAGAAACCGGTATTAGAAGGATAGTTAATGCTACTAATAATCAAGTTGAAATATACGCTGGAGAAATTATTTCCGATGACAAAATCAGAACTAATCAATGTAATTGGGCCAGAAAGCGGTTCGTTGCCTCAAATTACTTTGGGTGCAAGTAG